TTATGTCCATGGACGCAACTTCATACACAGAGATCTCAAGTCAGACAACCTTCTCATCTCTGCGGATAAGTCTATCAAGATTGCTGATTTCGGTGTTGCGAGAATCGAAGTTCAAACCGAAGGGATGACGCCAGAAACCGGAACTTACAGATGGATGGCTCCGTAAGTTTTCAAAAACAGATTATTGATTCcttataatatatttgatttttgtttctgTTGATGGGTGCAGAGAGATGATacagcacagagcctacaatcAAAAAGTGGATGTGTATAGTTTCGGGATAGTGCTGTGGGAGTTGATCACAGGGCTGTTACCGTTCCAGAACATGACAGCTGTGCAGGCTGCGTTTGCGGTTGTGAACCGAGGGGTCCGGCCAACGGTCCCAAACGATTGTCTCCCGGTGCTGAGTGAGATCATGACTAGATGCTGGGATGCTAATCCTGAAGTGCGACCATGTTTTCTTGAGGTTGTGAGTCTGCTTGAAGCTGCGGAGACAGAGATAATGACGACAGCTAGGAAAGCCCGTTTCAGATGTTGCATGAGTCAGCCAATGACGATTGACTGAATAAAAATCTCAAGAAAATAACAAGAGAGTGAGAAAGAGATGAACAGATGTAAGATTAAAGGGCTTTTAGATATATTAAGTAATGTGTGTTTgtgtatttataaaaatctaaatataattgttttctCAAGATGGGAGAAGAAACCATAATGTTTTTAGGATGCCTTTTGTGTATTATCCATAAAGTTTATGTTGGTTTTACTTCAGTGACTGCACCAATACTCCAGAAGTTGTCATGTAAACCTTGAAAACATACAAGTTTGAAGTTTTGGGTGTCGAAAATGAGTAAAGATGGTTTTGCCACATTATCAGCCTCTCCATGCTTGTAACCAACTCCTTAGTGGGAGTGTAAACTTTTTATAAGTAATGCAtgttgtttgatcaaaaaaaaaaaaaagagtaaagatggTTTTAGTACACAACATTGTGAACTAATTAAAGGCTTCTAATTTGATGGAAACCCGTATAATCAATAAAAATGTCTCAaagtactatttttttttcgGACAACCAAAATGTCTCAAAGTACAAAGGTGATAAGAGTTAGGAATAACATCTTTGTTGATTCTTAACCTGATATGCTATTCATGTACATCCTTACTATTAGATGAACGTAAGTACAAATGTCCTCATCGTACATTCCCATTTCGGCGAGAACGCtgtcttaaaaattaaaatcaatacATCTCAGCTTCTTCTCCCCCGCAAGATTGGATCAAATATTCTCCACCATCACCTTCCATTCTTTTACTCTCCTCTCGCCTAAACATAAACccaccaaaaaacaaaaactcctaactttttttttcttttcttagatcgaaagagagagggagggagagatTTTGGGATTTCGATAGAAATTTTTTGTTCTTTcccttttttgttttctttggcaAAATTGTTATTGTTATGGGGTAATGTGACGTTTtggccaaaaaaataaaaatatgggtAATGTGACGTCAAACGTGGCGGCGAAGTTCGCTTTCTTCCCACCAACACCGGCTACGTACGGCGTAAGTAAAGACGAGGAGACCGGAAAGCTCACGTTCACCGGAGTCACCCCGGAAAAAAGCATGGAGGTtcaccaagttaccaccaagtCCGGCAACAAAGTCGTCGCTACGTTTTGGAAACACCCATTTGCAAGATTCACTCTCCTCTATTCCCATGGCAATGCTGCTGATCTCGGCCAAATGGTCGACCTCTTCATCGAGCTCCGAGCTCATCTCCGTGTCAACATTATGAggttttatataatacaaaacaATCCTaagatatttttcatttttattgatgAACGAACGAACCGTAACCTTTTAATATGTAAATGAATCAGCTATGACTATTCAGGCTATGGAGCTTCAACAGGCAAGGTAAGAAAgagattaatttaaaaatattcgaACATTTAGTAttgattgtatttttatttattaaattaaatgaaatagccGTCTGAGAGCAACACGTACCACGATATCGAGGCTGTGTACAACTGTTTGAGGAGCGAGTACGAGATCCAGCAAGAGGAGATGATTCTGTATGGTCAGTCCGTTGGAAGCGGGCCAACGTTGTACTTGGCGTCTCGATTGAAAAGACTAAGAGGGGTTGTTCTACACAGCGCAATTCTCTCCGGGATTAGAGTCTTGTACCCTGTCAAAATGACATTCTGGTTCGACATATACAAAGTAAGCTCTCTCATGTTACTCTTTATGTTTTCACTTTTGGTTCTTTGTCTTACAAACTTTGTAATATTGCAGAACCTTGATAGGATACGCCATGTCGCATGCCCTGTTCTTGTCATACATGTAAGGTCACATCAACTTCTTTCTCACAAAGAATAGGAACTGCGAGTGAGAGATGATTAACTTGGTTAATGAAACTATAGGGAACAAAAGATGAGGTCGTGAACATGTCACACGGGAAGCGATTGTGGGAGCTTTCAAAGGACAAGTATGATCCATTGTGGGTAAAAGGAGGAGGGCATTGCAACTTGGAGACATATCCTGAGTACATAAAGCACCTTCGCAAGTTCATAAACGCAATGGAGAAACTCGCTCTCAAGAATCCACCAACCAAGGAACTAGATGATGAGCCAAGAAATAACGAAACTAAGCACAATTGTTGCCTAAGCTTCAAGAAAAAGTAGAGCTGGAACTGAAGATAGCAGTAACAGAGATTCAAAAGACACACTTATGATTATCCTCAAATGTGATCATTTCGATTTCAACGAGGTGCAGTTACAAACGATACAAAGGCGAAACCAGATCTAATCTTTGTAGGTGTTAGCCTATGTAAACAAAGAATTTAATGTAGGAGACGTTTGGAAAAATCATTACTTGTTGATGAAGCAACCAAATCAAAGAGCTTAAAAGACTGTACAGCGAAATAGTATTTTACCTGATGgtttcagttttgtttttctgtttttttaattaaataaaatgaaaattttggctTATAGGATTCTGTAGAATCCAATCCAAGACCGCATACTCGAGTGGCTTACAAGATAGAATAAAAGGATTTAGTGTTTTCATCCTTTTAGTCAAAGTGTCGgcataaacattttaattacCGGGAATAAGACCTAAGATACAATTCTCGAAAAAACACTAGTGGTACAAACATAGTCTAACTCTATTTTAATGGCTGGCCAATCCACAAAGTCTTCAATTATCTAAATCAGCAATCCGtcacatttttgtttttctgttaTGTAGTTGAAAGTATAAATTCCAACAAACAAGCTAGCCTATTAGCTTAAATATGTTAGAAGTTAATGTCATAAGGGCCCTGTTCGTTTACATGTCGTAGACCGCGCGACAAGTAAACGAACATGGCCTAATGTGTTGTTTACTTCTTTGAAATGAGAGAATTATTTGATGCCATATGTAATATTGTTAATATAATTAAcatcaaaaaatttatattattaaaactaaaatactttttgaaatcccctatatattaattgagaagcatttgaaaagatgtaacctcaattttgtattaattaaaaaaagactCCTTGCTTATGTGGCACATCTAAATGTCTTCTAAATCTATTTTCTAAGAATTCTAGAGCacctaatataaagtatagttcaATCTAAAGTTGTCCCGtttttccataattatataacactatagaacattatattaacataaaatataagaagtatatattctttccttaaataaaagctacggaattacctaatatgatttacatatataatgcaattaatgattatgaataataaagatttgataacaatttttgcatccttcttcatttttatttaattttatattatttaaaaaattaaacaatcacattaaccatataataaaaataaatagattttttcttatatcttatattttgaattttttaaaatgactttaaattacaaaaatgaggaaacattatatgttatattttttttaaacggctTTAAAGTACAAAAATGGGGAcaccttatatattatatttttcttatatgttagattttttcttatatgttatattttgaattttttaaaacgactttaaattacaaaaatgtaagtttttcttaagtatatgattaaaaacattaaaatgacatgtatcaatttgaTGGTTGGTCTGAAAGCttttaaaaccatatggaagataaaagtcaaaataattcaactgtggaaacaatacttttcacttttttcaagaatgtgttcgatgaaaaaaataaggtttttatgtcataatttgtttaatgtctactaaagaacattatattaacctaaaatataagaagtgtgtattctttccttaaataaaagctacgaaaacctaatatgatttacatatatatgacaattaattattatgaataataaagatttgataacaatttttgcattcttcttcacttttgttttattttatattattaaaaaaacaatcacattaaccatataataaaaaataaattttttcttatatgttatatttttgattttttaaaatgactttaaattataaaaatgaggaaactttatatgttatatattttttttaaacaacttttaaaatacaaaaatgatgacaccttatatgttatatttttcttatatgttagactttttcttatatgttatattttgaattttttaaaacgaatttaaattacaaaaaagtaagttttccttaagtatatgactaaaaatataaaaatgacatgtatcaattcgatggttgatatgaaagctttcaaaaccatatggaagataaaaatcaaaataatttaactgtggaaacaatactgttcatttttttcaagaatgtgttcgatgaaaaaaataaggtttttatgtcataatttgtttaatgtccaatccgatcagcccatgataaattaattataattttgttccataatttttaataaaaattgatccgataataaattatataataacaacaaaaaatattgtatatatataaataaaatgatcaaatatataaattatcgataatatatacaaataaacttaacctgcgcaaggcgcaggtcttatcctagttaacCATTATTTCATGTTTAATATACATCTTTTGGCATTGAGATAATAACTACTCATAGATTTTATCATTAATTGTTTTTTGTCCTTTAAAATAGCACGAAGCATAGCTTATCTGTATGTTTGGTGTAATATAcgcatatattaattattaactgGATTTTCACATTGATTATATGTTTCACATATTAACCGGCAGTATAAACATGTCATGTACGCTTTGCTTTCACATTGACTAACTGGAGTTTCATTTATAAACCGGCTATTGATGTTCGAAATTATTACCGGCTATTGATGTTCTGGGTTACGGGTAAAATTTCAGATTTGtagaaatatattttggttACAAGTAAAATTTGGGTATTTTTtaggttcggtttgggtttcggCTATAGTTTCAAGTTTTATGGATTTTCAGTTTTTCCGGATCCTAAATATCCAAACCAATTTGAACTTGCTATGTAAAACTACATGTATTTTACTGGTGCTTTAATTGTGAACCCGAACAAGACCCGAAACGCGACACGAACCCAaactaaaaaatttcaaatacatAGTTGGTCCACATTTCTAAAATCGAAAGACTCAAACCCAGTAGGAACAGACTCGGGGATCCGAAAGTATGGAAGTGGGATAGAACGGAACATACCATTTAATgacatacaaaaaataaattaaataacgggaatatatatattccaaATAAAAACGGACCTTGtgagtcaatttttttttgaaccacACCTTGTGAGTTATATGCATGTTTGTTTCTGTATGAATTCATATCATAGACATGCTTGTACATGTGGCTATCAGGAGTCCCCCCCTCCCTTAATAAACGTTGATGTAGGTCCAAAAGCTATTCAATAACCAACAAAACGATCACACACCAACAAACTCTTCACTCTCTAATTCTCATTTCCCACCATACAATTTTTCCTCTTGCTttcattttatcttttatagATTTTCTTTTACATCACTTATCTATCCATCTACCTTTCATGCTCTTCACCGCTCCTTTTGTAAAACTATCATtgatcaatctctctctctctcactttctcaACACTCAAGAAGCGAGACAGAGAGgagactcttcttcttcttctctgttttatCTCTCTGGCTTTATATTCACACACACTGTGAACATATACAAACCCAATTTGTGTTCTTTTGATCTTCTTATTCAAGCATTTTTAAGACATCAATGGCGGGGACTGGAATTTTCACAGACATTCTTGACGGAGACGTTTACAAATACTACTCTGATGGAGAGTGGAAAACTTCCTCCTCCGGTAAGAGTGTCGCAATTATTAACCCGGCCACAAGGAAGACTCAGTACAAGGTTCAAGGTACGCTTATGTATCATCAATGTCTTCGTAAGATCCACAACTTTATTTTCTGCCTAGCAGTTTTTATATAATGATTCTGACCAAACTTTGGAGACATGTTCTGGAAATTTTGATGAATATTATTGGttggttaatttttaaaaataaaataataatttacataACAAACCAAAGAAATTTTCAAGAGAAACAGaggaattaaagaaaaaaactaaatgctCTGTTACTGTGAAACGCAGCATGCACACAAGAAGAAGTGAACAAGGTGATGGAGATGGCTAAATCTGCTCAGAAATCGTGGGCGAAGACTCCTCTTTGGAAAAGAGCTGAGCTTCTTCACAAAGCTGCTGCAATCCTCAAGGACAACAAAGCTCCCATTGCTGAGTCTCTTGTCAAGGAAATCGCTAAACCCGCCAAAGATTCTGTTACTGAGGTGTCTTTATCTACCTCTCAatacattttcttttttatctgaaacaatttttcttaatgtttttagttttgATGAAAGGTTGTGAGGTCTGGAGATTTAATCTCTTATTGTGCTGAAGAAGGTGTTAGGATCTTAGGTGAAGGGAAGTTTCTTCTCTCCGACAGCTTCCCTGGTAATGAACGTACTAAGTACTGCCTCACTTCAAAGGTAACAAATCTCTTAGTTTCTATGTCTGCATGATCAATGGTTGAAGTTTAAacaaattgttttgattaagaggttgattgtttgtggtttttggtttagtttttggttttttttgtttttgcaaaaactatttttcatccaatcaagttttagtttttagttttagtttttgtagAAACCATTTGATTTGCCAATCAAGATTTCTAATaaatagattccctaaaatttagggaaactagtttttgaaaagtttaaccAATTTGTGAAGAAAAGCTAAAAATCAACTTTTGTGAGCTTCTAAAaggaaaaacgaattttgattttttttgggtaGAAACTAcaacatttaattaattaataattaataaataatattttcataaagataaataatcatTCAATTTTTGGTATATTAGctataatttaaacaataatgtgatataatttatttgtgtttaatatctgtaaaataaatttatatagtttataaata
The nucleotide sequence above comes from Brassica napus cultivar Da-Ae chromosome A9, Da-Ae, whole genome shotgun sequence. Encoded proteins:
- the LOC106368619 gene encoding alpha/beta hydrolase domain-containing protein 17B; translated protein: MGNVTSNVAAKFAFFPPTPATYGVSKDEETGKLTFTGVTPEKSMEVHQVTTKSGNKVVATFWKHPFARFTLLYSHGNAADLGQMVDLFIELRAHLRVNIMSYDYSGYGASTGKPSESNTYHDIEAVYNCLRSEYEIQQEEMILYGQSVGSGPTLYLASRLKRLRGVVLHSAILSGIRVLYPVKMTFWFDIYKNLDRIRHVACPVLVIHGTKDEVVNMSHGKRLWELSKDKYDPLWVKGGGHCNLETYPEYIKHLRKFINAMEKLALKNPPTKELDDEPRNNETKHNCCLSFKKK